A region from the Salvelinus fontinalis isolate EN_2023a chromosome 23, ASM2944872v1, whole genome shotgun sequence genome encodes:
- the LOC129821075 gene encoding tumor necrosis factor ligand superfamily member 13B-like: MLADSNRETFQKEFALEPHTGIPWQEGLRRGSALEAESDSFLVREEGYYFVYSQVYYMDRIFAMGHVVNRKKRNVVGDEAQYVTLFRCIQDMNPVYPYNTCYTGGIVKLEVGDRVELLIPRSTANISLDGDSTFLGAFRLV; encoded by the exons ATGCTGGCAGATAGCAACAGGGAAACATTCCAGAAAG AGTTTGCATTGGAGCCTCACACAGGGATCCCCTGGCAAGAGGGGCTTAGGAGAGGCTCCGCCCTGGAGGCAGAGAGTGACAGCTTTCTTGTCAGAGAGGAGGGATACTACTTTGTCTACAGCCAG GTGTACTACATGGACAGGATCTTTGCCATGGGTCATGTGGTGAACAGGAAGAAGAGGAATGTTGTGGGAGATGAAGCTCAGTATGTCACACTGTTCCGCTGTATCCAGGACATGAACCCTGTTTACCCATACAACACCTGCTACACAGGGG GTATAGTGAAACTGGAGGTCGGGGACAGGGTGGAGCTGCTGATACCTCGCTCTACAGCCAATATTTCTCTGGATGGAGATTCTACTTTCCTGGGGGCCTTTAGACTGGTCTGA
- the LOC129821074 gene encoding protein ABHD13-like, producing the protein MEKPWRLWGSVERCALALASWSWGACRISLLALILTFHLYGGFFLLALILASVAAILYKFQDVLLYFPDQPSSSRLYVAMPTGIPHENVYIRTKDGVRLNLILLRYTGGDSLDNPGVAPINASNPASTAPPTILYFHGNAGNIGHRVPNALLMLVNLKANVVLVDYRGYGKSEGEPSEDGLYLDAQATLDYVMTRPDLDKTKVMVFGRSLGGAVAVRLASANPHRVAAIVVENTFLSIPHMAATLFSFLPMRLLPLWFYRNQFLSYRQVALCRMPSLFVSGLSDQLIPPVMMKQLYELSPARTKRLAIFSEGTHNDTWQCQGYFAALEQFVKDLMNSHTREESIQSTASVTII; encoded by the coding sequence atGGAAAAGCCGTGGAGGCTGTGGGGCTCGGTGGAGCGCTGTGCCCTGGCCTTGGCTTCCTGGTCCTGGGGTGCCTGTCGCATCTCTCTCCTGGCCCTCATCCTCACCTTCCACCTCTATGGAGGCTTCTTTCTCCTGGCTCTCATCCTGGCCTCGGTGGCCGCCATCCTCTACAAGTTCCAGGACGTGCTGCTCTACTTCCCCGACCAGCCCTCCTCCTCCCGGCTCTATGTGGCCATGCCAACAGGCATCCCCCATGAGAACGTCTACATCCGCACCAAGGACGGCGTGCGCCTCAACCTTATTCTGCTCCGCTACACCGGCGGAGACAGCCTTGATAACCCCGGGGTCGCCCCCATCAACGCATCTAACCCTGCCTCCACGGCACCACCCACAATCCTTTATTTCCACGGCAACGCGGGCAACATCGGGCACCGGGTGCCCAACGCTCTGCTGATGCTGGTGAACCTGAAGGCCAACGTGGTGCTGGTGGACTACCGGGGGTATGGGAAGAGCGAGGGCGAGCCCAGTGAGGACGGCCTGTACCTGGACGCCCAGGCCACGCTGGACTACGTGATGACCCGGCCTGACCTGGACAAGACCAAGGTGATGGTGTTTGGCCGCTCTCTGGGGGGCGCGGTGGCGGTTCGCCTGGCCTCGGCAAACCCTCATCGCGTGGCGGCCATCGTGGTGGAGAACACCTTCCTCAGCATCCCCCACATGGCTGCCACGCTTTTCTCCTTCCTGCCCATGAGGCTGCTGCCCCTGTGGTTCTACCGGAACCAGTTCCTGTCCTACAGACAGGTGGCGCTGTGCCGGATGCCCTCGCTGTTCGTGTCGGGCCTATCAGACCAGCTCATCCCGCCCGTCATGATGAAGCAACTTTACGAGCTGTCGCCGGCACGGACTAAACGTCTGGCCATCTTCTCTGAGGGCACGCACAACGACACATGGCAGTGCCAGGGCTACTTCGCCGCCCTGGAACAGTTTGTCAAGGACCTGATGAATAGCCACACCCGCGAGGAGAGCATCCAGTCCACAGCCAGCGTCACAATCATCTAg